The Drosophila innubila isolate TH190305 chromosome 2L unlocalized genomic scaffold, UK_Dinn_1.0 4_B_2L, whole genome shotgun sequence genome segment GCGCGGCGAGAAAAGGACTTTCACTTTGAAGCTGGCAAAATCTGGGAGCAAATGCCAGGGAAAAGTATTGACTCAACGCATCTGCCAATGGCCAAAATATCCGCAATTACTGAGCCTGACGCTCCTCTCGAAACTCTTGTGCCAGACGACGTTCTAACAAAGCGAGTTCTGGTCATGGATATTGTCCACCCAGATCAAAGCCGGTCAATGTGTTTCACAAAGGGGTATACGCACTACACAGAAGGCACTGGGTCAGTGTATACTCCACTTTCTAAAGAGGAATCGCATAACATATTCGAAGCAGTTAAAGAAATTGACATCGATTCTAATAACACGACTTGTGAAGCCCAAGAACGACGACTTGAACTATTACGTCAAGTAAAATTGCGATATTTTACACCCCGAGAAGTCGCCAGACTGATGAGTTTTCCCGAAGACTTTGAATTTCCCACCGAAACTACTAATCGACAAAAATATCGACTGCTTGGAAATAGCATTAATGTTCGTGTGGTGGGTGAACTGCTTAAATGTTTGACgattacataattttatttaattttttgtaaataaatgtttaaacatatatgatatttttgtgttatcattaaataaatatcaactcaagtcaaaaaattcaaatttttgtactttttttaaattgattacaaTATAAATCCGCGAACCAAGCCTGCCAGCCCGTTGTTTGTTGCGACACGAATATTAgagcaagttggcagcactgctttTACATTTGTATAAGAAAAGGTCCTCTACTTTGACGCTGACGATCAAATCaagtagaaaataaaactaatttagttaatatattattattatttaactgcTATCATCAAAATGATACCGAAAAAGATGACAGTGAGAGATGCTCACATAGTGAAAATAGCTGTTGAGCGCGAGAATCATATGGCACAGCTAATAAATCTTGATCAAAGACACCCACTGGCAAGTATGTGAATAAATTGtgctttcatttaattataaacaatggACAATGTTTCTGGTGTGTCATAGAATGGATTTATGCTAGGGCAGGTCAATTATTTACTGTTTCAGTGTAGTGTATGTGATTTGAATGGACATAAAGGTGTAGCGGCAACGCCCTTTGTGGTTTAATGTGATGTCAGCAGCCCTCATTAAGATGCACGGACTTAAcaggaagtggaagtggaagttgTTAAGAAGCGGCATTGGAAAGATCATTGACCACAAAGTTATCTTCTACAGTAGAGCCTTCTTAATGGCGCCTGTTAAACGATATCAATATTGTGACAATTGTTTTCATTAGCAGTACATTTACCCCACATTAAATCACtattgaatattaataatatatccCAATTCACAGGCAAGATTCAAGAAATATGCAATGGATGGTCCATTAGCGATCATCAGCACTATGCTCTACAGTTCTGTGAGACAAACAATATGAAATATGTGACCGAAAAAAATCGTAATGAGATTAAAAACGGCTCTGTGCTCCGGCTACAGTATTCACCCTCGAAGACGGCCAGCGATGCTCTCGAAACATTAATTAATGGTAGCACTCATGACAAGGCACAACGTCTGAAGGAATTGACATCGCT includes the following:
- the LOC117780550 gene encoding tRNA (cytosine(38)-C(5))-methyltransferase isoform X1, whose product is MEFRVLELFSGIGGMHYAFKYAQLPGEVVAALDVNTVANAVYAHNYKGTNVKTRNIQSLTEKEVAKLKANMLLMSPPCQPHTRQGLQRDVEDKRSCALSHLCSLIPQCESLQYVLMENVKGFEGSQARNQFIEALEKAGFYWREFILTPTQFNVPNTRHRYYCIARREKDFHFEAGKIWEQMPGKSIDSTHLPMAKISAITEPDAPLETLVPDDVLTKRVLVMDIVHPDQSRSMCFTKGYTHYTEGTGSVYTPLSKEESHNIFEAVKEIDIDSNNTTCEAQERRLELLRQVKLRYFTPREVARLMSFPEDFEFPTETTNRQKYRLLGNSINVRVVGELLKCLTIT
- the LOC117780550 gene encoding tRNA (cytosine(38)-C(5))-methyltransferase isoform X2, encoding MPLNVHAQLPGEVVAALDVNTVANAVYAHNYKGTNVKTRNIQSLTEKEVAKLKANMLLMSPPCQPHTRQGLQRDVEDKRSCALSHLCSLIPQCESLQYVLMENVKGFEGSQARNQFIEALEKAGFYWREFILTPTQFNVPNTRHRYYCIARREKDFHFEAGKIWEQMPGKSIDSTHLPMAKISAITEPDAPLETLVPDDVLTKRVLVMDIVHPDQSRSMCFTKGYTHYTEGTGSVYTPLSKEESHNIFEAVKEIDIDSNNTTCEAQERRLELLRQVKLRYFTPREVARLMSFPEDFEFPTETTNRQKYRLLGNSINVRVVGELLKCLTIT